GGTTTCCCGGCCCCACCACCGCGTCGACCGCGGGTACCGACTCGGTGCCGTATGCCATGGCCGCCACCGCGCCCGCCCCCCCCACTGCGAACAGCCGGGAAGCGCCCGCCAGCGCGCACGCCGCCAAGACGGCCCCGGGGGGTTCGCCGTCCGGCCCGGGCGGGGAGCACACCACCACCTCCCCGACCCCGGCTTCGCGGGCGGGGATCACCCCCATCAGGACGCTGGACGGGTAGGCGGCCAGGCCGCCCGGCGCGTACACCCCGGCGGCGGCCAGCGGCACCCAGCGCCGCCCGACAACCACGCCCGGCTCGGTCTCCATCTCCCAGTCGGCGGGCAGTTGTGCCCGGTGGAAGGCGGCGATGTTGGCGGCTGCGCGCTCGAGCGCGGCGGTCACGTCCGCGGAGAGCCGGCGCGCCGCCTCCCGCCAGCGGGCGCGCGGAACTTCCAGGACATCCAGTTCGACCCGGTCGTGCTCGCGCGCCAGTTCGCGCAGGGCGTCGTCGCCGCGCGCGCGCACGTTGGCGACGATCGCGGCCACAGCCTCGCGCACGCCCGCCTCTTCGGGAGGGCGCCGCTCCAGCAGCAGGCGGCGTTCATCCGCACCCATCGCCTCCAGGGGCGCATCGAAGGCCAGCTTCAAGGCATCAGCCTCTCGATCGCGGTGACCAGGATGCCCTCCGCCCCGAGCTTCTTCAGCCGCGGAATCGTGCTGGAAAGGCAATCCGCGTCGACCACCGCGTGCGCCGCGACCCAGGGCCCCCCTCCCATCACTTCGACGATGGTCGGCCCGGAAATGCCGGGGATCACCTGCCTGACCTCATCCAGCCGGTCACGCGGCACGTTCGCCATCAGGTATCGCTTCTCGCGCGCGAAGCGGACCGATTCGAGCGCCAGACAGAGTTCGGAGATCCTGTCGCCGAAGTCGGCCTGGTCCAGCACCGCTTCGCCCGCGATCAGGCGGGCGGTGGACTCCAGGATGGTTTCCACCTCCCGCATCCCGTTCACGCGCAGCGTGGAGCCCGTCGCCGTGAGGTCCGCGATGATCTCGGCCACCCCCAGATGGGGCGCGATTTCGGCGGCCCCCGACACGGTCGCGATCTCGACCGCGATGCCGAACCTCTCGAAATACGATCGCGTCAGCCGCGGAAAGGCGGTGGCCACGCGCGTCCCCGCGGGGATGTCGGCGATGCCGCGGATGTCGCTCTCATCCTGCACCGCCACCACCAGCCGGCATCGGCCGAACTCCAGGTCCAGCAGTTCCCGCACCTCGCAGCCGCTCTCGGCGACCAGGTCCGCGCCCGTGACGCCCACCTCCGCCGCTCCGTCCGCCACCAGCTCCGGGATGTCGGCCGCCCGCAGGAAGATGGCCTGATGATCGTTGCCGAGAGGCGCCGTGAGCGAACGGTCGCTGCGCATGCGGGCGCGCAGCCCGGCCTTGCGCAGGAGCGCCAGGGCGCTTTTCGACAGGCGGCCCTTGTTGGGCAGCGCTATTCTCAGGGGCGGCACGCGATTCTCCCCGTCCGGTCCGGGAATGGCTGCTAGCGGGGAAGGGTGGCGAGGGCGTCGGCCCGGGAGGTCGCGACCGGGATGATCCTGTCGAAGCCGCTGATCTGGAAGACCTCGGAGATCATGGGGGACAGCGAGCAAACCACGAAGGGGACGTGCTTCTGGTCGAGATGCCGGGTGACCCGGAGCAGGACGCGCAGCCCGGCGCTGCTCACGTAGCTGAGCTGCTCGCAGTCCAGGATCACGCCCCTGCCTCCCTTGTCGAGGAGGCCGTCCATCCCGGACTGGAAGTCGCGCGCGTTGCCGGAGTCGATTCGGCCGCTCACGGTCACGACGAGTGCCCGGTCCTGATGTTCGCTCCGGATCTTCATTCTGGCCTCTCTCCCTGGATGGTTACGCGGTATCCCGACCGGGTTGCGGGCCAGT
This region of Gammaproteobacteria bacterium genomic DNA includes:
- a CDS encoding STAS domain-containing protein, which produces MKIRSEHQDRALVVTVSGRIDSGNARDFQSGMDGLLDKGGRGVILDCEQLSYVSSAGLRVLLRVTRHLDQKHVPFVVCSLSPMISEVFQISGFDRIIPVATSRADALATLPR
- the hisG gene encoding ATP phosphoribosyltransferase, which encodes MRIALPNKGRLSKSALALLRKAGLRARMRSDRSLTAPLGNDHQAIFLRAADIPELVADGAAEVGVTGADLVAESGCEVRELLDLEFGRCRLVVAVQDESDIRGIADIPAGTRVATAFPRLTRSYFERFGIAVEIATVSGAAEIAPHLGVAEIIADLTATGSTLRVNGMREVETILESTARLIAGEAVLDQADFGDRISELCLALESVRFAREKRYLMANVPRDRLDEVRQVIPGISGPTIVEVMGGGPWVAAHAVVDADCLSSTIPRLKKLGAEGILVTAIERLMP